In one Corallococcus sp. EGB genomic region, the following are encoded:
- the pheT gene encoding phenylalanine--tRNA ligase subunit beta — MKISVKWLGDYVALPPSVDELARKLTAAGLEIEGVERPGEGLRGVVVAQIRESVQHPNADKLSVTQVDIGGSALFQVVCGAKNFKVGDKVPLATVGAKLPNGMEIKQAALRGVDSFGMLCSAKELGITEDSSGLLILPADTKLGVPIAEALGLDDSVLEVNVTPNRPDALSHLGIAREVGVVTGAQLKPPQPKPVESGKAVAEQVKVRIDAKERCSRYAARVVEGVTVQPSPQWMQDRLKACGVRAINNVVDVTNYVLLEYGQPLHAFDLEKVAGQEIIVRTAKPGEKLRTLDDKERTLDADDLVIADRDRAQALAGVMGGGDSEVTQGTKRIVIESAHFHGSGVRRSAKRYALHTEASHRFERGADLDAVLPALDRAAQLIAELSGGTVAPGRIDVQPEPLAPRRATLRYGRVEKVLGVAVPEAEVRRILTALGFKSVDESQGQTTYEVPRARVDVEREEDLMEEVARVYGYDNIPAKLPRGLETLAPEPPTMEAERRLRHALGGVGLSEVVNYSFVAPRSLEVLGGKEAPIALLNPLSVEQSVMRTSLLPGLLENLSRSVRHQVEAVGLYETGRAYFRDPEGGQGMRPAAREVPRVAGLVWGLRGGGRTWTQKDARVDFYDAKGAVEALLHALHVEGVAFTPAEPPAYHPRSTAQVALKDGTVLGYVGEVHPRVTKALGLPEGVFVFELDTEPLYAAARLVPQAEGLPRYPAVLRDLAVLVPLELRNEEVRRVILEVGAPLVEDALVFDVYTGKPIPEGKKNLAYALRYRSPERTLTDAEVTEAHQRIIAEVNQRLGAALRA, encoded by the coding sequence GTGAAGATTTCTGTGAAGTGGCTGGGTGATTACGTCGCGCTGCCGCCGTCCGTGGACGAGCTGGCGCGCAAGCTGACCGCGGCGGGGCTGGAGATCGAGGGCGTGGAGCGCCCCGGCGAAGGCCTGCGCGGCGTGGTGGTGGCGCAGATCCGCGAGTCGGTGCAGCACCCCAACGCGGACAAGCTGTCCGTCACGCAGGTGGACATCGGCGGCTCCGCGCTGTTCCAGGTGGTGTGCGGCGCGAAGAACTTCAAGGTCGGCGACAAGGTGCCGCTGGCCACGGTGGGCGCGAAGCTGCCCAACGGCATGGAGATCAAGCAGGCCGCGCTGAGGGGCGTGGACAGCTTCGGCATGCTCTGCTCCGCGAAGGAGCTGGGCATCACGGAGGACTCGTCCGGGCTGCTGATCCTCCCCGCGGACACGAAGCTGGGCGTCCCCATCGCGGAGGCCCTGGGGCTGGATGACTCGGTGCTGGAGGTGAACGTCACCCCGAACCGGCCGGACGCGCTCAGCCACCTGGGCATCGCGCGCGAGGTGGGCGTGGTGACGGGCGCGCAGCTGAAGCCGCCGCAGCCCAAGCCCGTCGAGTCCGGCAAGGCCGTGGCCGAGCAGGTGAAGGTGCGCATCGACGCGAAGGAGCGCTGCTCGCGCTACGCGGCGCGGGTGGTGGAGGGCGTCACCGTCCAGCCGTCGCCGCAGTGGATGCAGGACCGGCTGAAGGCGTGCGGCGTGCGCGCCATCAACAACGTGGTGGACGTCACCAACTACGTGCTCCTGGAGTACGGCCAGCCGCTGCACGCGTTCGACCTGGAGAAGGTGGCGGGCCAGGAGATCATCGTCCGCACCGCGAAGCCGGGCGAGAAGCTGCGCACGCTGGACGACAAGGAGCGCACGCTGGACGCGGACGACCTGGTCATCGCGGACCGCGACCGGGCGCAGGCGCTGGCGGGCGTGATGGGCGGCGGCGACAGCGAAGTCACGCAGGGCACGAAGCGCATCGTCATCGAGTCCGCGCACTTCCACGGCTCCGGCGTGCGCCGGTCCGCGAAGCGCTACGCGCTGCACACGGAGGCGTCGCACCGCTTCGAGCGCGGGGCGGACCTGGACGCCGTGCTGCCGGCGTTGGACCGGGCCGCGCAGCTCATCGCGGAGCTGTCAGGCGGCACGGTGGCGCCGGGCCGCATCGACGTGCAGCCGGAGCCCCTGGCGCCGCGCCGGGCGACGCTGCGCTACGGCCGGGTGGAGAAGGTGCTGGGCGTGGCGGTGCCGGAGGCGGAGGTCCGGCGCATCCTGACGGCGCTGGGCTTCAAGTCCGTGGACGAGTCCCAGGGCCAGACGACGTACGAAGTGCCGAGGGCGCGAGTGGACGTGGAGCGCGAGGAGGACCTGATGGAGGAGGTCGCCCGCGTGTACGGCTACGACAACATCCCGGCGAAGCTGCCGCGAGGGCTGGAGACGCTGGCGCCCGAGCCGCCGACCATGGAGGCCGAGCGCCGGCTGCGCCATGCGCTGGGCGGGGTGGGGCTGTCCGAGGTGGTGAACTACTCGTTCGTGGCGCCCAGGTCGCTGGAGGTGTTGGGGGGGAAGGAGGCGCCCATCGCGCTCCTGAACCCGCTGAGCGTCGAGCAGTCGGTGATGCGCACGAGCCTCTTGCCGGGCCTCCTGGAGAACCTGTCGCGCAGCGTGCGGCACCAGGTGGAGGCGGTGGGGCTGTACGAGACGGGCCGCGCGTACTTCCGGGACCCCGAGGGCGGGCAGGGCATGCGCCCCGCGGCGCGCGAGGTGCCTCGGGTGGCGGGCCTGGTGTGGGGCCTGCGCGGCGGTGGCCGGACGTGGACGCAGAAGGACGCGCGCGTGGACTTCTATGACGCGAAGGGCGCGGTGGAGGCGCTGCTGCACGCGCTGCATGTGGAGGGCGTGGCCTTCACCCCGGCGGAGCCTCCGGCGTACCACCCGAGGAGCACGGCCCAGGTGGCGCTGAAGGACGGCACGGTGCTGGGCTACGTGGGCGAGGTGCACCCGCGCGTGACGAAGGCGCTGGGGCTGCCCGAGGGCGTGTTCGTGTTCGAGCTGGACACGGAGCCGCTGTACGCGGCGGCGCGGCTGGTGCCGCAAGCGGAGGGGCTGCCCAGGTACCCTGCGGTGCTGCGGGACCTGGCGGTGTTGGTGCCGCTGGAGCTGCGCAACGAGGAGGTGCGCCGGGTCATCCTGGAGGTGGGAGCGCCGCTGGTGGAGGACGCGCTGGTGTTCGACGTCTACACGGGCAAGCCCATCCCCGAGGGGAAGAAGAACCTGGCGTATGCCTTGAGGTATCGCTCGCCCGAGCGGACGCTGACCGACGCGGAGGTCACGGAGGCCCACCAGCGCATCATCGCGGAGGTGAACCAGCGGCTGGGGGCGGCACTGCGCGCCTGA
- the pheS gene encoding phenylalanine--tRNA ligase subunit alpha, with the protein MRDRLQALADAARQEISGVSEPSQVEALRIRYLGKKGELSAVLGGMGKLPPDERRALGEVANAVKAELEQLLSDAVKRAEDAALEAKLKGPQLDVTLPGRAVLPGGRHPVSRTMEDIVRTFARLGFEVAVGPEIELDYFNFEALNLPKDHPARDMQDTFYVDEPTLGHAKKADSPSLLRTHTSPVQVRHMLSRKPPIRAVMPGRVYRRDSDITHTPMFHQVEGLLVDKDVSFAELKGTLDAFVKAFFGSETRTRFRPSFFPFTEPSAEVDVTCASCGGKGCRVCKQTGWLEVLGSGMVHPNVFTAAGYDPKEVTGYAFGMGVERLAMLRYGVDDLRMMFENDSRFLAQF; encoded by the coding sequence ATGCGAGACCGGTTGCAGGCGTTGGCGGACGCGGCGCGCCAGGAGATCTCCGGCGTGTCGGAGCCCTCGCAGGTGGAGGCGCTGCGCATCCGCTACCTGGGCAAGAAGGGCGAGCTGTCCGCGGTGCTGGGCGGCATGGGCAAGCTGCCCCCGGACGAGCGCCGGGCCCTGGGAGAGGTGGCCAACGCCGTCAAGGCGGAGCTGGAGCAGCTCCTGTCGGACGCGGTGAAGCGCGCGGAGGACGCGGCGCTGGAGGCGAAGCTCAAGGGGCCGCAGCTGGACGTGACGCTGCCCGGGCGCGCGGTGCTGCCGGGCGGGCGGCACCCGGTGTCGCGCACCATGGAGGACATCGTCCGGACGTTCGCGCGGCTGGGGTTCGAGGTGGCGGTCGGCCCGGAGATCGAGCTCGACTACTTCAACTTCGAGGCGCTGAACCTGCCCAAGGATCACCCCGCGCGGGACATGCAGGACACGTTCTACGTGGACGAGCCCACGCTGGGCCACGCGAAGAAGGCGGACAGCCCGTCGCTCTTGCGCACGCACACGTCGCCGGTGCAGGTGCGGCACATGCTGTCGCGCAAGCCGCCCATCCGCGCGGTGATGCCGGGCCGGGTGTACCGGCGCGACTCGGACATCACGCACACGCCCATGTTCCACCAGGTGGAGGGCCTGCTGGTGGACAAGGACGTGAGCTTCGCGGAGCTGAAGGGCACGCTGGACGCGTTCGTGAAGGCGTTCTTCGGCTCGGAGACGCGCACGCGCTTCCGCCCGTCGTTCTTCCCCTTCACGGAGCCCTCCGCGGAGGTGGACGTCACCTGTGCGTCGTGCGGCGGCAAGGGCTGCCGCGTGTGCAAGCAGACCGGGTGGCTGGAGGTGCTGGGCAGCGGCATGGTGCACCCGAACGTCTTCACCGCCGCGGGCTACGACCCGAAGGAGGTGACGGGCTACGCGTTCGGCATGGGCGTGGAGCGCCTGGCGATGCTGCGCTACGGCGTCGACGACCTGCGGATGATGTTCGAGAACGACTCCCGCTTCCTCGCGCAGTTCTGA
- the rplT gene encoding 50S ribosomal protein L20 — MRVKKGFKARRRRNRILKLAKGFRGRRKNCYRRANQAVERALDYATRDRAVRKRNFRSLWIVRINAAARTVGLSYSKLIAGLAKAKINLDRKVLSDLAIADPAGFAAIANIAKAA; from the coding sequence ATGCGCGTCAAAAAGGGTTTCAAGGCTCGTCGTCGTCGTAATCGGATTCTGAAGCTTGCGAAGGGCTTCCGCGGCCGTCGCAAGAACTGCTACCGCCGTGCGAACCAGGCCGTCGAGCGCGCCCTGGACTACGCGACCCGCGACCGCGCGGTGCGCAAGCGCAACTTCCGCTCCCTGTGGATCGTCCGCATCAATGCGGCCGCTCGCACGGTGGGCCTGTCCTACTCGAAGCTGATCGCCGGCCTGGCGAAGGCGAAGATCAACCTGGACCGCAAGGTCCTGTCGGATCTGGCCATCGCGGACCCCGCGGGCTTTGCCGCCATCGCCAACATCGCGAAGGCAGCCTGA
- the rpmI gene encoding 50S ribosomal protein L35, with translation MPKLKTRSAAKKRFHVKKSGQVKFGKAYSKHLFTFSKTPKQKRGNRGTGHLRDMDAKKVIKELFPYGA, from the coding sequence ATGCCCAAGTTGAAGACCCGCAGCGCCGCGAAGAAGCGCTTCCACGTGAAGAAGAGCGGCCAGGTGAAGTTCGGCAAGGCGTACAGCAAGCACCTGTTCACCTTCTCCAAGACGCCCAAGCAGAAGCGCGGCAACCGTGGCACGGGCCACCTGCGCGACATGGACGCGAAGAAGGTCATCAAGGAGCTGTTCCCCTACGGCGCCTGA
- the infC gene encoding translation initiation factor IF-3: MEACSVPDPPEGPPIVRDQRTNRRIRAREVRVVGPNAEQLGVMSLEAALARAQADGLDLVEISPMAKPPVCKIMDYGKFKYEEKKKASETKKKQVVVHLKEVKLRPKTEEHDYEFKVRNVRRFLEEGNKAKITIMFRGREITHKELGSAILDDVTKDLKEVAVVEQNPRMEGRQMFMILAPNPKVAQRARELARQQVEAAGKKQEGKPADVKPAVAAVVSALAVGNATPIASKE, translated from the coding sequence TTGGAGGCCTGCTCCGTCCCCGACCCGCCGGAGGGTCCTCCCATCGTTCGCGATCAGAGAACCAATCGCCGTATCCGAGCCCGCGAGGTCCGTGTCGTCGGACCCAACGCCGAGCAGCTCGGAGTGATGTCCCTGGAAGCAGCCCTGGCGCGCGCCCAGGCGGACGGACTCGACCTCGTCGAGATCTCCCCCATGGCCAAGCCGCCGGTCTGCAAGATCATGGACTACGGCAAGTTCAAGTACGAGGAGAAGAAGAAGGCCTCGGAAACGAAGAAGAAGCAGGTCGTGGTCCACCTGAAAGAGGTGAAGCTCCGCCCCAAGACGGAGGAGCACGACTACGAGTTCAAGGTCCGCAACGTCCGCCGGTTCCTGGAGGAGGGGAACAAGGCGAAGATCACCATCATGTTCCGGGGTCGTGAAATCACCCACAAGGAGCTGGGGAGCGCGATCCTCGACGACGTGACGAAGGACCTGAAGGAAGTCGCGGTGGTGGAGCAGAACCCCCGGATGGAGGGGCGCCAGATGTTCATGATCCTGGCCCCCAACCCGAAGGTGGCGCAGCGCGCCCGCGAGCTGGCCCGTCAGCAGGTGGAGGCGGCCGGGAAGAAGCAGGAAGGCAAGCCGGCGGACGTCAAGCCGGCGGTGGCGGCAGTGGTTTCTGCGTTGGCTGTAGGAAACGCTACCCCCATCGCATCAAAAGAGTGA